The genomic DNA CCGGCCCGCTCGGCCACGAATCCGACGAAGGACCGCGGACGCTCCCCCAGGCCCCACACCGCGTTGACGTGGCGCTGTGGGTCGGGGCTGACGCCCTTGCGGTCCTCGGACAGGTGGATGGCGAGTTGCGGCACGCGCAGGATCGGATCATCGATCCGGATCAGGACGTCTTCGATCGCGCCGCCCCGGCGTACGGAGAGCCGACCGCTGATCCCGAGGTCGCGGTCCAGCCAGGAATTCAGCCAGGCACCGCCGTACGGCGCCAGCGCGACCACCTGCCAGCCCGCGACGACGCGGTCCGGGTGCTGTTTGACCCGGAGATTAGGGCTGTCCGTATGGCCGCCGACCACCCGGAACGGGGCATGAGGGTCGGCCCCCTCGGCATTCCAGGCGACCAGCGAACCCGCCCGGATCGTGAAGAACTTTCCTCGCGAGCCCGGCCAGCTGTCGATTTCGGCCAGCTCGGTGTATCCCGCGTCACGCAGCCGGTGCGCGGCGGTGGCGCACACGTGGAACGGAGACGGGGAGGCGTCGATGAACTCGCACAGGCCCTGAGCGCTAGCTGGCATCTTTTCATCTTGACCGGCGAACCGGTCGCCGGTGTCGGTAGGGTCGGTTTGTGCCCGATCCGATCCCGCAGCCGGTGCTGAACCTTCTGACGCGGGCGGCCATCTTCCTGGTACTGACGATCGAAGACGACGGTGAGCAAGCCGTTCACGACGTGCTTCCCGACATTTCGGGCATCGTCCGCTCGATCTGGTTCCGCGATACCACCAAGGAGCTGTCGCTGGTGGCTGGGATCGGTTCGGCGGCCTGGGATCGCCTGTTCGCCGGGCCGCGTCCGGCCAATCTGCATCCGTTCCTCGCTCTCGACGGCGGACGACATCAGGCACCGTCCACCCCGGGTGATGTGTTGTTGCACATCCGCGCGGACACCATGGACGTGTGTTTCGAGTTGGCCGACCGCATGCTGCAGGAGTTCGGCAGTGCCGTCACGGTTGTCGACGAGGTGCACGGGTTCCAGTACTTCGACAACCGGGACCTCCTCGGCTTCGTCGATGGCACCGAGAACCCCAACGGGTCCACCGCGGCGGCCGCCGTTCAGATCGGGGCCGAGGATCCCGATTTCGCCGGGGCCAGCTATGTCCACATCCAGAAGTACGTGCATGCGATGAGGGACTGGCGCTCCCTGTCGGTCGAGGAACAGCAGCGCGTGATCGGGCGAACCAAGCTCGACGACATCGAAATGTCCGACGACGTCAAGCCTTCCAACTCTCACATCGCGCTGAACGTCATCACCGACGAAGACGGCAACGAGCTGAAGATCGTGCGCCGCAACATGCCGTTCGGTGAGCTCGGCAGCGGTGAATTCGGTACGTACTACATCGGATACTGTGCCGATCCGGCCATCACCGAACGCATGCTGACC from Mycobacterium sp. DL440 includes the following:
- a CDS encoding Dyp-type peroxidase, with translation MPDPIPQPVLNLLTRAAIFLVLTIEDDGEQAVHDVLPDISGIVRSIWFRDTTKELSLVAGIGSAAWDRLFAGPRPANLHPFLALDGGRHQAPSTPGDVLLHIRADTMDVCFELADRMLQEFGSAVTVVDEVHGFQYFDNRDLLGFVDGTENPNGSTAAAAVQIGAEDPDFAGASYVHIQKYVHAMRDWRSLSVEEQQRVIGRTKLDDIEMSDDVKPSNSHIALNVITDEDGNELKIVRRNMPFGELGSGEFGTYYIGYCADPAITERMLTNMFIGDPPGNTDRILDFSTAVTGGMFFVPTIDFLDDPPPLPVSVEEPAEPEKDPSLAIGSLKGIPQ